In Bremerella alba, one DNA window encodes the following:
- a CDS encoding ArnT family glycosyltransferase: MNTSLEARKANPDDSSFWTYRAIWLLLGLGLFRIVYLALDPFDLVHDEAYYWDWSRQLDYGYFSKPPMIAWIIGLSTRLLGDHEFAVRLPATLLGTGGLAFVFLLARRMYDAKVGFWAMLLAAMTPGNAAMSLLMTIDAPFLFFWSVAMYCFWRLLERGEDRWKWLVATTVVIGLGLLTKQSMAGMLVFGGLFVLLSREDRHEALRPTLYVCAFGALMFLAPVFYWNYQHDWVTLHHTSEHFQGEPVSILRRMVISLEFVGGLFGVVSPVTFFLFGCVTAFGLFAFRTLGRRERYLLCLSALPMLLVLGLSMKQRLELNWPAPFFSAGIILVAAWALGHVPLPSLFLKPAEWRLRYAATVGAIFLAGTYAMPLALPLLGLNGSKVDVLVRLRGWEELGNQVGNRLETHDAQSQAMIVTAGRAVASELAFYMPQHPKVYLWGDNQFPLSQYDVWGGPEETESQDFLLVTHQGEEIPLPLRLAFQSIEPLENVEVEVGPDRKHAVTIYRGQGFRGWSVAKSIQADQRTMHR; this comes from the coding sequence ATGAATACATCTCTTGAGGCCAGGAAGGCCAATCCAGACGATTCTTCCTTTTGGACATACCGAGCGATTTGGCTGCTATTGGGCCTGGGGTTGTTTCGAATTGTTTATCTCGCGCTCGATCCATTCGACCTGGTCCACGACGAAGCCTATTACTGGGATTGGTCGCGGCAGTTGGATTACGGCTACTTCAGTAAGCCCCCGATGATTGCCTGGATCATTGGTCTGTCGACGCGGTTATTGGGCGATCACGAGTTTGCGGTTCGTTTACCGGCCACGCTACTGGGGACCGGTGGTCTCGCGTTTGTCTTTTTGCTGGCTCGCCGGATGTACGACGCGAAAGTTGGTTTCTGGGCGATGCTGCTTGCAGCGATGACGCCTGGTAACGCAGCGATGAGCCTGTTGATGACCATCGATGCGCCGTTCCTCTTCTTCTGGAGCGTCGCCATGTACTGCTTCTGGCGACTGTTGGAACGAGGCGAAGATCGTTGGAAGTGGTTGGTGGCCACGACGGTCGTGATTGGCCTGGGGCTTTTGACCAAGCAATCGATGGCTGGCATGTTGGTCTTTGGAGGTTTGTTCGTCCTGCTTTCAAGAGAAGACCGGCACGAAGCGTTGCGCCCGACGCTTTATGTCTGTGCGTTCGGTGCCCTGATGTTTCTCGCACCGGTCTTCTATTGGAACTACCAACACGACTGGGTCACACTGCATCACACCAGCGAACACTTCCAGGGCGAACCGGTATCGATACTCCGTCGTATGGTGATTTCGCTCGAATTCGTCGGCGGATTGTTCGGCGTCGTATCGCCGGTAACCTTCTTTCTGTTCGGCTGCGTGACGGCATTCGGTTTATTCGCGTTTCGCACGCTCGGGCGTCGCGAACGTTACCTACTTTGCTTGAGTGCACTGCCCATGCTACTGGTGCTTGGATTGAGCATGAAGCAGCGTTTGGAGCTAAATTGGCCCGCTCCTTTTTTCAGTGCCGGGATTATATTGGTTGCTGCTTGGGCACTAGGTCATGTTCCTCTACCCAGCTTGTTTCTAAAACCGGCTGAATGGCGGCTGCGTTATGCGGCCACCGTTGGGGCGATCTTTCTGGCCGGCACCTACGCGATGCCGCTAGCATTGCCGCTTTTGGGGCTCAATGGAAGCAAAGTCGATGTGCTGGTCCGGCTGCGAGGCTGGGAAGAACTCGGCAACCAGGTCGGCAATCGTTTAGAAACCCACGATGCCCAATCACAGGCCATGATCGTGACCGCTGGCCGCGCGGTTGCCTCGGAACTGGCGTTCTATATGCCACAGCATCCGAAAGTTTACCTGTGGGGAGACAACCAGTTTCCGCTTTCGCAGTACGACGTTTGGGGTGGCCCCGAAGAGACCGAAAGTCAGGACTTTCTGCTGGTCACGCACCAAGGCGAAGAGATCCCGCTACCGCTGCGGCTCGCGTTTCAATCGATCGAGCCACTAGAAAATGTGGAAGTTGAAGTCGGTCCCGACCGCAAACATGCCGTGACCATCTATCGCGGGCAAGGCTTCCGCGGTTGGTCCGTTGCTAAGAGTATTCAGGCCGATCAACGGACCATGCACCGGTAG
- a CDS encoding LptF/LptG family permease, protein MTTIQRYVLWEITKVFLLCLGITVLLMTVGGGVNEGLKKGLPPGVILNMLPYFIPEMLRYTIPGCMLFAVCTAYGRMAASNEITAIKSAGINPMELMWPVLTLAYFLSFFTFWMYDACAAWSRPNLHRVVAESLDDTVYGVLRTQRNFKMSGFSVTVKSVQNRKLISPTFQVAATDSQPSIFLEVEEAELKTDPKSGILQLICRDGTVEFGDEGKFEFPDERVIYLDHLNSIELNEDNASPANLTLKAIPLQIDREKAILEEAKVRLADSTESTDAELLGDAQNHFDHHQKRLFRLQAERQRRLANGFGVFCFVCMGIPVAIWRRSSDNVSTFFSCFLPILLVYYPLLVIGEQTARDGTFGAAPVWIANAALISIGATLIWRVNRN, encoded by the coding sequence ATGACAACGATCCAGAGGTATGTATTGTGGGAGATCACCAAGGTCTTCCTGCTCTGCCTCGGAATCACCGTGCTCCTGATGACCGTCGGTGGCGGTGTGAACGAAGGGCTTAAGAAAGGATTGCCTCCTGGGGTGATCCTGAACATGCTGCCCTACTTCATTCCCGAGATGCTGCGTTATACGATTCCCGGGTGCATGCTCTTCGCTGTTTGTACAGCCTACGGAAGAATGGCCGCGTCGAACGAAATTACGGCGATCAAGTCGGCCGGCATCAATCCAATGGAACTAATGTGGCCGGTGCTCACGCTGGCGTACTTCCTTAGTTTCTTTACCTTCTGGATGTACGATGCGTGTGCGGCCTGGTCGCGGCCAAATTTGCACCGCGTGGTTGCCGAATCGTTAGACGATACTGTCTATGGCGTGCTGCGGACGCAGCGCAATTTCAAGATGTCTGGCTTCTCGGTGACGGTGAAGTCGGTGCAAAATCGTAAGTTGATCAGCCCCACATTTCAGGTCGCGGCGACCGATTCGCAGCCGTCGATTTTCCTGGAAGTGGAAGAAGCCGAACTGAAGACCGACCCCAAAAGCGGCATTTTGCAACTGATTTGTCGAGACGGGACGGTCGAATTTGGGGACGAAGGAAAATTCGAATTCCCGGACGAGCGTGTCATTTATCTCGACCATTTGAATTCGATTGAACTGAACGAAGACAATGCGTCTCCGGCCAACCTGACCTTGAAGGCGATTCCTCTACAGATCGATCGAGAGAAGGCAATCCTTGAGGAAGCCAAAGTAAGACTGGCAGATTCGACCGAGAGCACCGATGCCGAACTTCTCGGCGATGCCCAGAATCACTTCGATCATCATCAAAAGCGATTGTTTCGCCTGCAGGCCGAGCGGCAGCGACGCTTAGCCAACGGGTTTGGTGTCTTTTGTTTTGTCTGCATGGGCATTCCGGTCGCTATCTGGAGAAGATCGTCAGACAACGTTTCGACCTTCTTTTCCTGCTTCCTGCCTATTTTGTTGGTGTATTATCCCCTGCTGGTCATTGGTGAACAGACGGCCCGGGATGGAACCTTTGGCGCGGCTCCGGTGTGGATCGCTAACGCTGCGTTGATATCGATTGGCGCTACACTCATTTGGCGAGTGAATCGGAACTAG
- a CDS encoding phosphatase PAP2 family protein has product MPDSEQTQHRPRSHSFQLTLIWMAVVPLLLLVTLTGLCYLTQLDLLTTHQFFSAQGDPFPYGETLLANLIYDYGPIPAIIFGVGSVAVWLGSYLFTSLRSWRKEALFCSLAIVIGPGILINTVLKPNWGRPRPCDTVVFGGAYNYVPPGTIGPYEMAKSFPSGHASMGFVFLIPAFLLLRKNPNAAMCVFVVGFACGAGVGGSRIAEGGHYLSDIAWSGAIVYFTGLTLYVAMYGWKQPDISALATAETVPFSREGVKDNVEEVRKSSAA; this is encoded by the coding sequence ATGCCTGACTCGGAACAAACTCAACATCGGCCGCGCAGTCATTCTTTTCAGCTAACCCTGATTTGGATGGCCGTCGTGCCGCTCTTATTGCTGGTAACGCTGACAGGGCTCTGTTATCTGACACAGCTCGATCTGCTGACAACGCATCAGTTCTTCAGTGCCCAGGGAGATCCGTTTCCTTATGGCGAAACACTTTTGGCGAACCTGATTTACGACTACGGGCCAATTCCCGCGATCATCTTTGGCGTGGGAAGCGTGGCCGTATGGCTGGGCAGTTATCTCTTCACTTCGCTGCGAAGTTGGAGAAAAGAAGCGTTGTTCTGCTCGCTAGCAATCGTGATTGGTCCCGGGATATTGATCAACACTGTTTTGAAGCCCAACTGGGGACGTCCGCGTCCGTGCGATACGGTTGTCTTCGGTGGTGCGTACAACTACGTTCCGCCTGGAACAATTGGCCCGTATGAGATGGCCAAGTCGTTCCCCAGCGGTCATGCTTCGATGGGATTCGTGTTTCTGATTCCAGCGTTTCTGTTGCTTCGAAAGAACCCAAATGCGGCGATGTGCGTGTTTGTCGTTGGGTTTGCATGCGGTGCCGGTGTGGGTGGGTCCCGCATTGCCGAAGGAGGGCACTACCTGAGTGATATTGCCTGGAGTGGCGCGATCGTCTACTTTACCGGCCTCACTTTATACGTAGCTATGTACGGTTGGAAGCAGCCGGATATCTCAGCTCTTGCGACGGCAGAAACGGTGCCGTTTTCACGTGAGGGCGTGAAAGACAACGTCGAAGAAGTTCGTAAAAGTTCCGCCGCTTAA
- a CDS encoding HupE/UreJ family protein — MSFARYIGAILFGLVLVRQAWAGPASGLPSGNTFLEGLLHPWFGIDHLLATLAIGMLVVHVEKGSIIAVPIVFLSSLMAGAGLHGSGIWLPWAEPIVAISVILLGVALIVGQRYPELLLAVAVALFGIFHGYVHGAENMAGSLPLAFMFGLLLGTTLLLGLGIWIGHWVEPTSQVSRGIGVAISLAGLGLFLYNLIA; from the coding sequence ATGAGCTTTGCCCGATATATCGGGGCCATCCTGTTCGGCCTGGTGCTGGTCCGCCAAGCATGGGCAGGTCCCGCCAGCGGCTTGCCGAGCGGGAACACGTTTCTTGAAGGCCTCTTGCATCCCTGGTTTGGTATCGATCACCTGCTGGCGACGCTTGCTATTGGGATGCTAGTGGTGCATGTCGAGAAAGGGTCGATCATCGCAGTTCCCATCGTCTTTCTCAGCAGCTTGATGGCCGGGGCAGGGCTCCATGGAAGTGGGATCTGGCTTCCTTGGGCAGAGCCGATCGTGGCGATATCGGTCATCCTGTTAGGTGTGGCCCTGATTGTCGGACAAAGATATCCCGAACTCTTGCTAGCAGTCGCGGTGGCCCTTTTCGGGATTTTTCATGGCTACGTCCATGGGGCAGAAAACATGGCGGGGTCGCTACCGCTGGCATTTATGTTTGGTCTTTTGCTTGGCACTACTTTGCTGTTGGGGCTTGGGATTTGGATCGGGCACTGGGTCGAACCGACCTCCCAGGTGTCGCGAGGTATCGGAGTTGCCATCTCGCTAGCAGGCTTGGGTCTGTTTCTTTACAACCTGATCGCCTAG
- the trpC gene encoding indole-3-glycerol phosphate synthase TrpC, with the protein MAEPTVLDKIVTKKWEEIAAAKSVRPLAEVEARLADAPSPRDFLGALSAEGPVKLIAEVKKASPSKGLIRPDFHPVQIAKDYEAAGAACISCLTDESFFQGHLDYLIAIRSEVGLPVLRKDFVLDSYQVVEARAAGADAVLLIAECLNDDALKSLHDQICELGMTPLVELYDESNVSRVLEIGAKLIGINNRDLRTFDVDLNHTIRLGRQIPNECVLVGESGIFSHDDLRLLQENDVDAVLVGESLMRQDDVQAAVRKLLGGE; encoded by the coding sequence ATGGCTGAGCCGACTGTCCTCGATAAGATCGTCACGAAAAAGTGGGAAGAGATTGCCGCGGCGAAGTCGGTTCGCCCGCTCGCCGAAGTCGAAGCCCGGCTGGCCGACGCGCCCTCTCCTCGCGACTTTCTGGGGGCTCTTTCGGCGGAAGGTCCCGTCAAGCTGATTGCCGAAGTCAAGAAGGCAAGTCCTTCCAAGGGATTGATTCGCCCTGACTTTCATCCGGTGCAAATCGCGAAGGACTACGAAGCTGCCGGTGCTGCGTGCATTAGCTGTTTGACCGACGAATCGTTCTTTCAAGGGCATCTGGATTACCTGATTGCCATTCGTAGCGAAGTCGGCTTACCGGTCTTGCGGAAAGACTTCGTGCTCGATTCTTACCAGGTCGTGGAAGCCAGGGCGGCAGGTGCCGATGCGGTGCTGTTGATCGCTGAATGTTTGAACGACGATGCACTCAAGTCGTTGCACGATCAGATTTGCGAACTGGGCATGACGCCGTTGGTCGAGCTTTACGACGAGTCGAATGTATCGCGTGTGCTAGAGATTGGTGCCAAGTTGATTGGGATCAATAATCGCGATCTGCGGACCTTTGACGTCGATCTGAATCATACAATTCGCCTGGGTCGACAAATCCCCAACGAGTGTGTGCTTGTCGGAGAAAGTGGCATTTTCTCGCACGATGATCTTCGTTTACTGCAAGAGAACGATGTCGATGCCGTTCTGGTTGGCGAGAGCCTAATGCGGCAGGACGACGTGCAAGCAGCAGTTCGCAAACTTTTGGGTGGCGAATAG
- the purH gene encoding bifunctional phosphoribosylaminoimidazolecarboxamide formyltransferase/IMP cyclohydrolase, with product MSLDPVIQNAIISVSNKEGLTEFAQGLVEAGVTIYSTGGTRRHLEEASIPVKDVTEYTQFPEMMDGRLKTLHPKIFGGILCRHDREDDMSAIGEHGIFAIPLVVVNLYPFEETIAKQGVTDAQAIEQIDIGGPSLVRAAAKNHAFTTIACKPSQYPEILAELKSGGKTSLGLRRQLAAAAFAHTAAYDAAIANYFEKDDENAFPETLRQSFQRKAVLRYGENPHQQGAVYAVPKFAGASLVDAKQLNGKELSYNNLLDLDSALAIARGLPDVAVSVIKHNNPCGAASASTLAQACEKAMLGDPLSAFGSVIGMNREVDAATAEYLSQPGLFVEAIAAPSFSREAVEILTTKPKWKSNVRLMEVGPLEGQRPEFQSRWIEGGLLVQNTDFAQDDPSTWQVVTEAQVDDSMKQELLFAWEICRFVKSNAIVLCKDRALVGAGAGQMSRVDSVQISIEKAGDRAPGSVLASDAFFPFPDSIHQAAKAGVQAFIQPGGSKRDQEVIDACNEHKLPMIFAGVRHFRH from the coding sequence ATGTCTCTCGACCCTGTCATTCAAAATGCCATTATCAGTGTCAGCAACAAGGAAGGCCTGACCGAATTTGCCCAAGGGTTGGTCGAAGCTGGGGTCACCATCTACAGTACCGGTGGAACCCGGCGGCATCTGGAAGAAGCCAGCATCCCGGTCAAGGATGTCACCGAGTACACCCAGTTCCCCGAGATGATGGATGGCCGGCTGAAGACCCTGCATCCGAAGATCTTCGGCGGAATTCTGTGCCGACATGATCGCGAAGACGACATGAGTGCCATCGGTGAGCACGGTATCTTTGCCATTCCGCTGGTCGTGGTGAACTTGTATCCCTTCGAGGAAACGATCGCTAAGCAAGGGGTCACCGACGCCCAGGCAATCGAGCAAATCGATATTGGCGGGCCGAGCCTGGTACGTGCCGCTGCGAAGAATCATGCGTTCACCACGATTGCCTGTAAGCCGAGTCAGTACCCCGAGATTCTGGCCGAATTGAAAAGTGGTGGTAAGACTTCGCTCGGACTGCGTCGCCAACTGGCCGCCGCCGCTTTTGCTCATACGGCAGCCTACGATGCGGCGATCGCCAACTACTTCGAGAAGGATGACGAGAACGCCTTCCCGGAAACACTGCGTCAGTCGTTTCAGCGCAAGGCCGTGCTGCGTTACGGCGAGAACCCGCATCAGCAGGGTGCCGTGTACGCGGTGCCTAAGTTTGCCGGCGCTTCGCTGGTCGATGCGAAGCAACTCAACGGCAAAGAACTTTCGTACAACAACTTGCTCGACCTCGACAGCGCCCTGGCCATTGCCCGCGGTCTTCCGGATGTAGCTGTCTCGGTGATCAAGCACAACAATCCTTGTGGAGCGGCCTCGGCGTCGACGCTGGCCCAGGCCTGCGAGAAGGCCATGCTGGGGGACCCGCTCAGTGCGTTTGGAAGCGTGATCGGCATGAACCGGGAAGTCGATGCGGCCACGGCCGAGTACCTCTCGCAGCCTGGCTTGTTTGTTGAAGCGATTGCCGCCCCCAGTTTCTCAAGAGAAGCGGTTGAAATCCTGACTACCAAGCCTAAGTGGAAGAGCAACGTTCGCTTGATGGAAGTCGGGCCGCTGGAAGGTCAGCGACCGGAATTCCAATCGCGTTGGATCGAAGGGGGACTGCTCGTGCAAAACACCGACTTCGCCCAAGATGATCCCAGCACCTGGCAAGTTGTGACCGAAGCCCAGGTCGACGACTCGATGAAGCAGGAACTGCTTTTTGCCTGGGAGATTTGCCGGTTCGTTAAATCGAACGCGATCGTCTTGTGCAAGGATCGCGCCTTGGTAGGCGCCGGAGCAGGGCAAATGAGTCGGGTCGACTCGGTCCAAATCTCGATCGAGAAAGCCGGCGACCGCGCACCAGGCAGCGTGCTGGCAAGTGACGCATTCTTCCCGTTCCCTGATTCGATTCACCAGGCCGCCAAAGCCGGCGTCCAGGCATTCATTCAGCCAGGCGGCTCGAAGCGTGATCAGGAAGTGATCGACGCTTGCAACGAGCACAAGCTGCCGATGATCTTTGCTGGTGTCCGTCACTTCCGACATTAA
- a CDS encoding DUF4282 domain-containing protein, translated as MADEFFYKFNPDAPEVGPIDSKTLKQLASSGAIQPESHLRRGTGEWVTASTVKGLFPNGTAASPPEAIPVAPPAASPVAAAPIAAAGTTSAPPEAIPVAPPAAEAGGMSFPDLAQPKAAADVPAGLDSLVLTPKKAGGKPVKKGNASATKKTTPAPAAAKIESPKVETPKAEPAKLETPKVDTPKVEAPKTAAPKVSAPKIDTPKVDAAKAEAPKIDVPKAEPVSAPAAVSPAISKPRNGATNPKASEPPVGRTKSRRKGTGGLGSLFNFDVMIAPTVIKVLFFLVSGLMILGYLAVTGLFLVTAIMTGDTLTIASAAGGAVFALAVTLVYIVIFRIAAEVAMVFFTINDNVRDIHDMLADEQGTID; from the coding sequence ATGGCCGATGAATTCTTCTACAAGTTCAATCCGGATGCGCCGGAAGTAGGCCCGATTGATTCGAAAACTTTGAAGCAGCTTGCCAGTAGTGGGGCGATTCAACCCGAAAGTCATCTCCGGCGTGGTACCGGCGAGTGGGTGACCGCTTCGACCGTGAAAGGCCTGTTTCCAAATGGCACTGCGGCAAGTCCTCCGGAAGCAATCCCAGTCGCGCCTCCCGCAGCCTCGCCGGTCGCGGCAGCTCCGATTGCCGCAGCCGGTACAACATCGGCCCCGCCGGAAGCGATTCCGGTTGCTCCCCCGGCGGCAGAAGCCGGGGGAATGAGCTTTCCGGATCTTGCTCAACCGAAGGCCGCTGCCGATGTGCCTGCCGGGCTCGATTCTTTGGTGTTGACTCCTAAAAAGGCCGGGGGCAAACCCGTCAAAAAGGGGAATGCCTCGGCGACGAAAAAGACAACTCCCGCCCCGGCGGCTGCTAAGATCGAATCCCCCAAGGTTGAAACGCCAAAGGCTGAACCAGCGAAACTCGAAACACCCAAAGTCGATACGCCGAAGGTAGAAGCACCTAAGACAGCGGCACCCAAAGTCAGTGCTCCGAAGATTGACACCCCCAAAGTGGACGCAGCTAAGGCCGAAGCGCCGAAGATCGACGTGCCTAAGGCAGAGCCTGTCTCTGCTCCGGCAGCTGTTTCGCCTGCGATATCAAAACCGAGAAATGGCGCAACCAATCCCAAGGCCAGCGAGCCACCGGTTGGGCGAACGAAATCGCGTCGCAAAGGTACCGGTGGACTCGGTTCGCTGTTTAATTTCGATGTGATGATCGCCCCGACCGTGATCAAAGTTCTCTTCTTCCTGGTATCCGGGCTAATGATTCTGGGATACTTGGCCGTAACCGGTCTCTTCCTAGTGACGGCGATCATGACGGGCGATACGTTGACTATCGCCTCGGCAGCAGGTGGGGCCGTGTTCGCGCTTGCGGTTACTTTGGTCTATATCGTGATCTTTCGTATCGCGGCGGAAGTGGCGATGGTCTTCTTCACCATCAATGACAACGTTCGAGACATCCACGACATGCTGGCCGATGAGCAAGGAACCATCGACTAG
- a CDS encoding M3 family oligoendopeptidase, with the protein MDDFSKLELPEPNLAELKTRYTEIAQGIEDLNGIDGRGEELFQWLERWDDVRREIDSWCNLTEIRFNQDTKNPAYKAAMDRFDEIHPKLTDLDVQIKKLLLVEHRQEKIVERFGAQAVALWQCQVRSFDPSIEEDLVEEAKLVSKYNELMASASFTFQGKETNLSGIVEYAEDSDRSVRFSALSTMWGWFAENRDALDEIYDKMVKLRDQLAKKLKYENFVQLAYQRMSRIDYNEQDVQQYRQEVIDKIVPLCTEIRNRQGELLGLDPLMYWDEAIHDQNGNPRPQGTYEHQIEQAQAMFDGMDPRLGEFFQLMQDKNLMDLKNRPGKAGGGFCASLLQQRVPFIFANFNGTLGDVEVFTHEVGHAYQCFASMSLPLLDNVWPTMESCEIHSMSLEYLCWPHMEKFFGDAADRFRKIHLTSRLLFLPYGVAVDHFQHEVYNHPEMTPGERNAKWRELEELYLPHMQFGELPHLPEGGRWQKQRHIYMSPFYYIDYTLAQCCALQFWVRSQQNFDQAVEDYLALCSRGGTLPFQELAKSADLKSPFEPGCLSEVAGQASKFLGL; encoded by the coding sequence ATGGACGACTTTAGCAAGCTCGAACTTCCTGAGCCCAATCTCGCGGAACTCAAAACTCGCTATACCGAGATCGCGCAGGGCATTGAAGATCTCAACGGCATCGATGGCCGCGGAGAAGAGCTGTTTCAATGGCTGGAACGCTGGGACGACGTGCGCCGTGAGATCGATTCATGGTGCAATTTGACCGAAATCCGCTTCAATCAAGATACCAAAAACCCGGCCTACAAAGCCGCCATGGATCGCTTCGATGAGATCCATCCGAAGCTGACCGATCTGGATGTTCAAATCAAAAAGCTGCTCTTGGTCGAACATCGCCAAGAGAAAATCGTCGAACGTTTCGGTGCCCAGGCCGTCGCTTTGTGGCAGTGTCAGGTTCGCTCGTTCGATCCCAGCATCGAAGAGGACTTGGTCGAAGAAGCCAAACTTGTTTCCAAGTACAACGAGCTGATGGCCAGTGCGTCTTTCACTTTCCAGGGGAAGGAAACCAACCTTTCCGGTATCGTCGAATACGCCGAAGACAGCGACCGGAGCGTACGCTTTTCGGCCCTCTCGACCATGTGGGGTTGGTTCGCCGAGAACCGCGATGCGCTCGACGAGATTTACGACAAGATGGTCAAGCTTCGCGACCAACTGGCCAAGAAGCTGAAGTACGAGAACTTCGTTCAACTTGCTTACCAGCGGATGTCGCGTATCGATTACAACGAGCAAGATGTCCAACAGTATCGCCAGGAAGTGATCGACAAGATCGTTCCTCTTTGCACCGAAATTCGCAATCGGCAAGGCGAACTGCTGGGGCTCGATCCGCTGATGTACTGGGACGAAGCTATCCATGACCAAAACGGGAATCCTCGGCCACAAGGAACCTACGAGCATCAGATCGAACAAGCTCAGGCAATGTTCGACGGCATGGATCCACGTCTGGGCGAGTTCTTTCAGTTGATGCAAGATAAGAACCTGATGGACCTGAAGAACCGCCCCGGCAAAGCAGGCGGTGGGTTCTGTGCCAGTTTGCTGCAGCAGCGTGTGCCGTTCATCTTCGCCAACTTCAACGGCACACTCGGGGACGTGGAAGTCTTCACCCACGAAGTCGGTCATGCCTATCAGTGCTTTGCGAGCATGTCATTACCGCTGCTGGACAACGTGTGGCCGACCATGGAATCGTGCGAGATTCACTCGATGAGCCTCGAGTACCTGTGCTGGCCGCACATGGAGAAGTTCTTCGGCGACGCGGCCGATCGCTTCCGGAAGATTCATCTCACGTCGCGACTTCTGTTCCTGCCGTACGGCGTCGCAGTCGATCACTTTCAGCACGAAGTCTACAACCACCCAGAGATGACACCCGGCGAGCGTAACGCCAAGTGGCGTGAACTTGAAGAACTATATCTCCCGCACATGCAATTCGGCGAGCTTCCGCACTTGCCTGAAGGGGGACGCTGGCAGAAGCAACGACATATCTACATGTCGCCGTTTTACTACATCGACTACACGCTGGCTCAATGCTGTGCGTTGCAGTTCTGGGTGCGGTCCCAACAAAACTTCGATCAGGCCGTGGAAGATTACCTGGCCCTGTGCAGTCGCGGAGGAACGCTGCCGTTTCAGGAACTTGCCAAAAGTGCCGATCTGAAAAGTCCTTTCGAGCCAGGCTGCTTAAGTGAAGTGGCCGGCCAAGCCAGTAAGTTCCTTGGGCTGTAA
- a CDS encoding GTPase, translating to MPSTSTPTTAAVLTPPARGAIATVSVQGPEAIALADHFFTSLGKVSLDEANVGRILVGHWQAEEDSVGEELVVAKLSPEVVEIHCHGGVQASQRILQHLASAGCVIESWQERTTSLHADAIVAEAKLELPRAVTSQAALHLLDQANGALTREIVIIGNLLEQSNFEVAEQKLAHLLSLASFGRHLTQPWLIVIAGPPNVGKSSLLNKIVGYDRAIVLDMPGTTRDVLHATTALDGWPVQFSDTAGIRVSDDEIEQAGIAKAKAAIKTADLAIVMHDATDVKPDELDQSLRELPSALHVVNKIDLAGDIRVPNSGEMLATSAVTGQGVPELITSIVSRLIPYVPQTHQPLPFTDRQVDGLRQLHCQVQRRQFDDALQSIEKLHSA from the coding sequence ATGCCAAGTACCTCGACCCCCACAACAGCCGCCGTTCTGACTCCTCCCGCGCGAGGAGCCATCGCGACGGTCTCTGTACAAGGCCCCGAAGCGATCGCGCTGGCCGACCACTTCTTCACCAGCCTAGGCAAAGTTTCCCTGGACGAGGCAAATGTTGGCCGAATCCTGGTAGGTCACTGGCAGGCAGAAGAGGATTCGGTAGGCGAAGAACTGGTCGTCGCCAAGTTGTCACCCGAAGTGGTCGAAATTCATTGCCACGGGGGCGTTCAAGCGAGTCAGCGCATCTTGCAGCACCTGGCCTCGGCAGGCTGCGTCATCGAGTCCTGGCAAGAGCGAACGACCTCGCTGCACGCCGATGCAATCGTTGCCGAGGCGAAGCTGGAACTCCCCCGAGCCGTAACCTCTCAGGCCGCGTTGCATCTGCTCGATCAGGCCAATGGGGCCCTGACCCGTGAAATCGTTATCATTGGCAATCTTCTCGAACAGTCGAACTTCGAAGTTGCCGAGCAGAAGTTAGCCCATCTTCTGTCCCTGGCTTCTTTCGGCAGGCATTTAACACAGCCGTGGCTGATTGTCATTGCAGGTCCACCTAACGTCGGCAAGAGTAGCCTGCTGAATAAGATTGTTGGCTACGACCGCGCGATTGTGCTCGACATGCCGGGCACCACGCGGGACGTGCTGCACGCGACGACGGCCCTCGACGGGTGGCCGGTACAGTTCTCGGACACCGCTGGCATTCGTGTGTCTGACGACGAAATCGAACAGGCAGGCATTGCCAAAGCGAAAGCGGCGATCAAGACGGCCGATCTGGCAATCGTCATGCACGATGCCACCGACGTAAAGCCAGATGAATTAGATCAGTCGCTGCGTGAGCTTCCCTCGGCTCTGCATGTGGTCAACAAGATCGACTTGGCCGGCGACATTCGCGTACCCAATTCAGGCGAGATGCTGGCGACCAGTGCCGTTACCGGGCAAGGGGTGCCGGAATTGATCACGTCGATTGTCTCTCGCCTGATCCCCTACGTCCCTCAGACGCACCAGCCGCTACCATTCACCGATCGTCAGGTCGACGGTCTAAGACAATTGCACTGCCAAGTCCAACGTCGCCAATTCGACGACGCCCTTCAGTCTATCGAGAAGCTGCATAGCGCATGA